From the Diospyros lotus cultivar Yz01 chromosome 13, ASM1463336v1, whole genome shotgun sequence genome, one window contains:
- the LOC127788134 gene encoding uncharacterized protein LOC127788134: MVDQVLLTHWANRIEARGNPQNEDMNVFLLAMEEIIDDVPPSYRQMVDLSEFQIGFLIDQLEGEWKTFAQWLWQDWEDDSLREFCARMRNEHQDLLGDVMDEEEQAEIAANLADEVIDISSDEESDEESQEVQDDDKGPPVASDSDGDHKESWMVNTRRLRDAAHNVSGRREGNNLEDQDDRRNHSGGNRRYVGESSSSEDRFERMERFLENMLTYVSREEPTRHTTTALERYRHLRPPVFKGRTGDDPSSAEYWLEQTEKLLQHLQCSEEEKVRCATYTLEEEAGRWWQSTERSLIRSQQEREAENEDVPTYTWAGFKEEFNAKYFSKSWKEERIWEFMRLKQTGEMTVSQYDNRFIQLIKYVPMYETDESQKAQKFVSGLQEHLQQVLSGWDVETYKEALHRALTIERNLTRAKIIKTEEGSKSGKLGSPTTQPRDDGKCPRCKRKHPGKRCVLRCYGCGEEGHIGRNCPKIKAMPQVGNQGKVVCYNCGQPGHISRDCSKRQKMEPPSVSAQNVRPGRVYNLTCEDAEADPAVIEGTLFFSNIPAHALIDPGATHSFVSHASLEGLKLEPKELGYQMVIATPMGSTLRTAVGCRECIFSMGSESFKIDLVVLDIQDFDIIIGMDFLSLHEAKIDCKSKTVSLPKLNREWVVFQGQSRKTKRENGVILHTLQSAKPESGKKSLKLESVRVVNEYPEVFPEELPGLPPQREIEFSIDLIPGTQPISIPPYKMAPTEMRELKEQLQDLTDKGFIRPSVSPWGAPILFVKKKDGTLRMCTDYRQLNKVTIKNKYPLPRIEELFDQLQGARVFSKIDLRSGYYQMKIKPEDVPKTAFRSRYGHYEYLVMPFGLTNAPAAFMDLMNRTFRPYLDKFVIVFIDDILIYSASESNHEKHLRIVLQTLKDHKLYAKFSKCEFWLTQVAFLGHIISAEGIAVDPAKIEAVQKWQAPKTVGEIRSFLGLAGYYRRFVEGFSKISAPLTRLTQKEVKFEWDAKCEQSFQELKARLTTAPILAMPTEAGRHEQNYPTHDLELAAIIYALKLWRHYLYGVQFEIFTDHKRKANIVADALSRRSSEIMANMMIEEFSHLTVGVKPKPIKGYMANLTIQPDVVNQIKSALQSDTRRSQWIDENDQVKAPEFSYHGGILRFQGRTYVPRDQGLRQVILGEAHRARYTIHPGSTKMYKDLREIYWWPGMKKDVARTPLCWVETGEVGLVGPEIVQTTTEKIKQIQEKMRISQSRQKSYADQRRRNLEFLVGDKAYLKVSPFKSVIRGKRKGKLSPRYIGPYEILEKIGLVAYRLALPVALSNIHDVFHVSQLRKHEPDPTQVLRNETIEIRNDLTYPEEPVRILDQRDQVLRNKVIPLVKVLWGNHDEEEATWEREEEMKISYPHLFNIVN; the protein is encoded by the exons ATGGTGGATCAAGTACTGCTGACACATTGGGCAAATAGGATCGAAGCTCGAGGAAACCCGCAAAATGAGGACATGAATGTGTTTTTGCTtgcaatggaggaaattattgatgatgtGCCCCCTAGTTACCGACAGATGGTAGATTTATCAGAGTTTCAGATCGGATTTCTTATTGACCAGCTGGAGGGGGAATGGAAGACTTTTGCGCAATGGTTGTGGCAAGACTGGGAAGACGACTCTCTACGTGAATTCTGCGCAAGAATGCGGAACGAGCATCAGGATCTACTCGGGGACGTTATGGATGAGGAGGAACAGGCAGAGATTGCTGCAAATCTCGCGGATGAGGTCATAGATATTAGCTCTGATGAGGAATCAGATGAGGAATCTCAGGAAGTCCAAGATGATGACAAAGGACCCCCGGTAGCATCCGACAGTGACGGGGACCACAAGGAGTCATGG atggtgaatacacgaagGCTACGGGACGCAGCTCATAATGTAagtggaagaagagaaggaaataatCTCGAAGATCAGGATGATCGCAGGAATCACTCAGGAGGAAACAGAAGATACGTCGGGGAATCGAGCTCCAGTGAGGACCGATTTGAGCGAATGGagcgatttttagaaaatatgctAACATACGTGAGTCGAGAGGAGCCTACGCGGCACACGACCACAGCTTTGGAGCGATACCGACATTTGAGACCCCCTGTGTTCAAAGGAAGGACAGGCGATGATCCTAGCTCAGCCGAGTATTGGCTGGAGCAGACCGAGAAACTACTTCAACATCTCCAATGCAGTGAAGAGGAGAAGGTGAGGTGTGCAACCTACAcactggaagaagaagcaggtcgGTGGTGGCAGTCTACCGAACGATCATTAATAAGGTCTCAACAGGAGCGTGAAGCTGAGAATGAGGATGTACCAACCTATACTTGGGCGGGATTCAAGGAGGAGTTTAACGCCAAGTATTTTTCCAagagttggaaggaagaaagaatttggGAGTTTATGAGGCTCAAGCAGACAGGAGAGATGACTGTGAGTCAATATGATAATCGGTTCATTCAACTGATTAAGTATGTACCCATGTATGAGACTGACGAGAGTCAGAAGGCACAAAAGTTTGTTTCAGGACTACAAGAACATCTCCAGCAAGTTTTAAGTGGATGGGACGTTGAAACTTACAAAGAAGCATTGCACCGAGCTTTGACCATTGAGAGAAATCTGACACGAGCCAAGATCATCAAGAcagaggaaggaagtaagagcGGTAAACTAGGCAGTCCGACGACTCAACCAAGGGATGACGGGAAGTGTCCTCGATGTAAGAGGAAACACCCTGGGAAGAGATGTGTCTTGCGGTGCTATGGATGCGGCGAAGAAGGTCACATTGGGAGAAATTGCCCAAAGATCAAAGCAATGCCCCAGGTTGGGAATCAGGGAAAGGTGGTGTGTTACAATTGTGGTCAACCAGGGCATATCTCGCGCGATTGCTCAAAAAGACAGAAGATGGAACCACCGAGTGTAAGTGCACAAAATGTTCGTCCAGGCCGAGTGTACAATCTGACTTGTGAGGACGCTGAGGCCGATCCTGCagttattgaaggtacactgTTCTTTTCGAATATTCCAGCTCATGCTTTAATTGATCCAGGTGCTACGCATTCATTTGTGTCGCATGCATCATTAGAAGGTTTAAAATTAGAACCTAAGGAATTGGGTTATCAAATGGTAATAGCCACTCCTATGGGTTCAACTCTAAGAACTGCAGTGGGGTGCCGCGAGTGTATTTTTAGTATGGGATCGGAAAGTTTTAAGATTGATTTAGTGGTATTAGACATTCAAGATTTCGACATAATTATCGGTATGGATTTCCTATCGCTACATGAGGCTAAAATAGATTGTAAgagtaagaccgtgagcttacCCAAGCTTAACAGAGAATGGGTGGTGTTCCAGGGTCAAAGTAGGAAGACTAAGAGAGAAAATGGCGTGATTCTGCACACATTGCAATCAGCCAAACCCGAATCAGGAAAGAAAAGTCTCAAGTTGGAATCAGTGAGAGTCGTGAATGAGTATCCTGAGGTATTTCCTGAggaattaccaggattacctccccaaagagaaattgaattttcgaTAGATCTTATACCAGGTACACAGCCAATATCCATACCTCCGTACAAGATGGCCCCAACTGAGATGAGGGAATTGAAGGAGCAATTACAGGACTTGACCGACAAAGGATTTATCAGACCAAGTGTGTCACCCTGGGGAGCTCCGATATTGTtcgtgaaaaagaaagatggtacccTACGTATGTGTACTGACTACCGACAGTTAAACAAGGTaaccataaagaataagtaccctTTGCCTAGGATTGAAGAGTTGTTTGACCAACTCCAAGGAGCTAGAGTATTTTCTAAGATAGACCTTCGGTCTGGATACtatcaaatgaagatcaaaccGGAAGATGTACCCAAGACTGCGTTTCGGTCACGGTATGGTCACTACGAATATCTAGTGATGCCGTTTGgattgaccaatgcacctgctgcatttatggatttaatgaaccgAACGTTTAGACCATACCTGGACAAGTTTGTAATAGTGTTCATAGATGACATTCTGATATACTCTGCAAGTGAGAGTAAtcatgaaaaacatttaaggATAGTCTTGCAGACTTTAAAAGACCACaaattgtacgccaagttctcgaaatgtgaattttggcttactcaAGTAGCATTTCTTGGACATATAATTTCTGCAGAAGGTATAGCTGTCGATCCAGCAAAGATAGAAGCAGTTCAAAAATGGCAAGCACCTAAGACCGTTGGGGAGATCCGAAGTTTTCTTGGACTAGCTGGATACTATAGAAGGTTTGTAGAAGGGTTTTCAAAGATATCGGCTCCACTTACTCGATTGACGCAGAaagaagttaaatttgaatgggaTGCTAAATGTGAGCAAAGTTTCCAAGAACTTAAGGCACGATTAACCACGGCACCGATTCTAGCAATGCCAACGGAGGCAGGAAG ACATGAGCAGAACTACCCAACTCACGACTTGGAATTAGCAGCTATAATTTATGCTTTGAAGTtatggagacattatctctacggggtacaatttgagatttttacggACCATAAAA gaaaggcgAACATAGTTGCAGACGCTCTTAGCCGAAGAAGCTCCGAAATTATGGCTAACATGATGATCGAGGAATTTAGCCACCTAACAGTAGGTGTTAAGCCTAAACCAATCAAGGGATATATGGCAAATCTGACAATTCAACCTGATGtggtgaatcaaatcaaatcagctCTTCAGtcagacacaagaagaagtCAGTGGATAGATGAGAACGATCAAGTTAAAGCACCTGAATTCAGTTACCATGGTGGTATACTTCGATTTCAAGGAAGAACATACGTGCCAAGGGATCAGGGTCTAAGACAAGTTATCTTGGGAGAAGCTCATCGGGCAAGATACACAATACATCCCGGATCAACAAAAATGTATAAGGATCTTAGGGAAATttattggtggccaggaatgaagaaggACGTGGCACG AACACCACTCTGCTGGGTAGAAACTGGAGAAGTAGGATTAGTGGGACCCGAGATTGTTCAGACTACCACTGAGAAGATTAAGCAAatacaagagaaaatgaggataAGTCAAAGTCGTCAGAAATCGTATGCTGATCAACGAAGACGAAACTTGGAATTTTTGGTCGGTGACAAGGCATACTTAAAAGTCTCACCATTTAAATCTGTGAttcgaggaaaaaggaaagggaaattaagccCAAGATACATAGGACCCtatgagattttggagaaaattggattagtggcttacagattaGCTTTACCTGTGGCATTATCAAATATCCACGACGTGTTTCATGTGTCTCAACTACGGAAACATGAGCCAGACCCTACGCAGGTACTTCGAAATGAGACCATTGAGATACGAAATGATCTAACGTACCCTGAGGAACCAGTTCGAATCTTAGATCAAAGGGATCAAGTCTTAAGGAACAAGGTTATTCCCTTAGTGAAGGTACTATGGGGTAATCATGACGAAGAAGAGGCAACTTGGGAACgtgaagaagagatgaagattTCCTATCCGCATTTATTTAACattgtaaattag